The genomic DNA AAGGACCCCACCGTGCCTTTCACGTGGCTGCGGGCGGCGCCGTCTGCGTGCACTGCCGTCCGTCGGGATCGGCGGTGCCCGGGCAGGGGGTGCTGGACCTGATGGCGGCGCTGGCCCGGGCCGATTTCGACTTCGCCGAGACCACGGGCGAGCGGGTGCGCAGGCAGGCCAACGGGCTCGCCGCCGCGCACCTACAGTGGCACGTGGGGCGGCAGCTGCGGTCGCTGCCCATGATCGAGCGGCACGCGCCGCACAGTCCGGCCCTCGCGGCCGGTGAGAGGGAGGTCGACGGTGCCGGGACTGCGGCGGGGTAGGTCCAAGACTGCGGGAACCGGCGCGGGGGCTCCGGTCACCGTCCGCCCCCCGGACCCGCACCCCTCGGGGGCGACGCCGCCGGAGATCCCCGCGGAACTGGTGCCGAACCACGTCGCCCTGGTCATGGATGGCAACGGCCGCTGGGCCAAGGAGCGAGGCATGGCCCGCACCGAGGGCCACAAGCGCGGCGAGGCCGTGCTCATGGACACGGTCTGCGGGTGCATCGAGATCGGTGTGAAACAGCTGTCGGCGTACGCCTTCTCCACGGAGAACTGGTCGCGCAGCCCCGAGGAGGTGCGCTTCCTCATGGGCTTCAACCGCGACGTGATCCGCCGCCGTCGCGACGAGATGCATGAGATGGGTGTCCGTGTGAAGTGGGCGGGACGCCGGCCGCGCCTGTGGCGCAGCGTGATCAAGGAGCTCGAGGTCGCCGAGGAGCTCACCAGGGACAACACCGTCATGACGCTCACGATGTGCGTCAACTACGGCGGTCGGGCCGAGATCGTCGATGCCACAAGGGAGATCGCTCGCCGCGCGGCGGCGGGGGAGATCAGTCCCGATCACATCACCGAGCAGTCCTTCCAGCACTACCTGTACCAGCCCGACATGCCCGATGTGGACTTGTTCCTGCGGCCGTCCGGCGAGAAGCGCAGCTCGAACTTCCTGCTGTGGGAGAGCGCCTACGCCGAGTACGTCTACCAGGACACCCTGTTCCCGGACTTCGACCGGCGGAATCTCTGGGAAGCGTGCCTCGAGTACGCGAAGCGCGACCGCCGGTTCGGCGGCGCGCAGTGACGGCGCAGGATCCCCGGCTCGACGCGCTGCGCTCGCGACTGGAATCCGCACTGGCCGACGGGGTGGTGCTGCGCCGTGACGAGAATCAGGCCGTGCTGGTCGATTTCGGTGAGACGCCCGCGTCGGTGCAGGTCTTCGAACTCGCTCGCGACGTGGACGTCTACTCGCTGACCCAGGTGGTGGCCTGGGACCTCGCGCTGACCGATGAGCTCCGCGACGACGTCCGGACGGTGGCGGAGGGGGTTCAGTTCGGTTCGCTGCGGCTGATGGAGCGGGAGGTCTCCGCCGATCTGGTCCTGCACTACAGCTTCCCGGCGGGCACCCTCGCCGGGGAGGCGCTGCGCGAGTTCGTGCTGTTCGTGCTCGCCCAGGGCGTCGACGCGCGCCGCCGCCTCGTCGGCTGACGGCGCGCGCCGCACTCCTCGTCGGGGACGGTCAGGGGCGCAGCAGCACCTTGCCGACGCGGCCCGGGCGACCGCTCGCCGCTGCGGCCGAGGAGATCTCGTCGAGCGGGTACACCCCGTCGACCGGAAGTGCGAGGGTGCCGGCGGCGACGCCGCGCACGACCTCACTCATGAGCTCTGCCCGCTTGCCGGGATCCATCTCCTGGCTCACGGTGCGACCCCAGAAGCCCTTGACCACGATCTCCTTGAAGATCGCGACGTTGACCGGGATCTCCAGCATCGCGCCCTCGCCCGGGTTCGTCGCGCTCATCGCACCGAACGACACGAGGGTGCCGCGCTGGCCGAGCAGGAGAGCGAGCTGCGTGCTCGCCGCGCCGCCGATCGAATCGACGGCGGCGGCGTAGCCGGCCTCCCCCGCCAGCTCCTTGGCACGGTCGCGCCAGCCCTCGGTATCGGTGGCGATCACGTTCGTCACGCCGAAGGTCGCGAGCTCGTCGATGGCGGCGGACCGTCGGACCAGGCCCGTGACGTTGACGCCCCGGGCGGTCGCCAGCTGCGCCAGCAGGCGCCCGACCATGCCGTTCGCGGTGTTCTGCACGATCCACTGACCGGGCTGGACGTTGAGGTAGTCGAGGAGGCTGATCGCGCTGAACGGCATCGAGAACAGCTGTGCTGCGGCCTCGTCGGAGATCTCCCCGGGCACGGGGAGGAGGCCCGCGGCGCCGGCGACGAAGTACTCGGCCCAGGTGCCGAACGCGGAACCGGTGGCGACGCGCTGGCCGACGGTGAACCCCTCGACGCCCTCGCCGAGGGCGTCGATGACGCCGACGGCCTCGGAGCCGGAGGCGGCGGGGAGGGCGGGCTTGTAGCCGTAGTCGCCCTTCACGGTCCACAGGTCGTGATTGTGGATCGGGGCGAGCAGGGTGCGGATCCGCACCTGCCCGGGCCGCGGCTCGGGCAGCGGGACCTCACGGACGGTCAGGACGCTCGCGGGGTCGCCGAACTCGTCCTGGATCAGTGCACGCATGGGTGTCTCCTTGATGGGGTGGTGGGGAAGGTCAGTCGTCGGCGACGGTGACGGTCACGTCGATGTTGCCGCGCACGGCGTTCGAGTACGGGCACACCTGGTGCGCCGCGTCCGCGAGGGCCTGGGCGGCGTCGTGCTCGACATCGGGAATGACCACTTCGAGCGCAACGGTCAGGCCGAAACCGCCGGAGCCGTTGGGGCCGATGCCCACCCGGGCGCCGACGCTGGAGTCGCCGAGTGCGACCTTCTGCGTGCGCGCGACCATCTGCAGGGCGGAGTGGAAGCACGCGGCGTAACCCGCGGCGAAGAGCTGCTCGGGATTGGCGCCGTCACCGGACCCGCCCATCTCCTTCGGGATCGCGAGCTGGAGGTCGACGCGGCCGTCGTCGGTGCGGGTGCGGCCGTCGCGGCCGGCGCCGGTGGCGATGGCCTCGGCGGTGTACACGGTGTTCATTCGGTGGTTCCTCCTGGAACGGTTCGGTGGATCAGGCGTGTGCTGCGCAGAAGCGGTTCGCCAGGTCGCGGAGCGCGATCGCGTCCTCCACGGGCAGGTTGAAGCCCTCGTAGACCCGGCGGCGCGCCGCGTCGACGCGCGGCCGCAGTGCACGGCCCGCGTCGGTGACGTGGACGG from Tsukamurella paurometabola includes the following:
- a CDS encoding isoprenyl transferase; protein product: MPGLRRGRSKTAGTGAGAPVTVRPPDPHPSGATPPEIPAELVPNHVALVMDGNGRWAKERGMARTEGHKRGEAVLMDTVCGCIEIGVKQLSAYAFSTENWSRSPEEVRFLMGFNRDVIRRRRDEMHEMGVRVKWAGRRPRLWRSVIKELEVAEELTRDNTVMTLTMCVNYGGRAEIVDATREIARRAAAGEISPDHITEQSFQHYLYQPDMPDVDLFLRPSGEKRSSNFLLWESAYAEYVYQDTLFPDFDRRNLWEACLEYAKRDRRFGGAQ
- a CDS encoding zinc-binding dehydrogenase, which codes for MRALIQDEFGDPASVLTVREVPLPEPRPGQVRIRTLLAPIHNHDLWTVKGDYGYKPALPAASGSEAVGVIDALGEGVEGFTVGQRVATGSAFGTWAEYFVAGAAGLLPVPGEISDEAAAQLFSMPFSAISLLDYLNVQPGQWIVQNTANGMVGRLLAQLATARGVNVTGLVRRSAAIDELATFGVTNVIATDTEGWRDRAKELAGEAGYAAAVDSIGGAASTQLALLLGQRGTLVSFGAMSATNPGEGAMLEIPVNVAIFKEIVVKGFWGRTVSQEMDPGKRAELMSEVVRGVAAGTLALPVDGVYPLDEISSAAAASGRPGRVGKVLLRP
- a CDS encoding organic hydroperoxide resistance protein, with translation MNTVYTAEAIATGAGRDGRTRTDDGRVDLQLAIPKEMGGSGDGANPEQLFAAGYAACFHSALQMVARTQKVALGDSSVGARVGIGPNGSGGFGLTVALEVVIPDVEHDAAQALADAAHQVCPYSNAVRGNIDVTVTVADD